Below is a genomic region from Micropterus dolomieu isolate WLL.071019.BEF.003 ecotype Adirondacks linkage group LG08, ASM2129224v1, whole genome shotgun sequence.
cacaacacataTTTAAATCGTTACAGTCTGAATACAATTTCATGAGCTATTCCTAAGTAGTAAGTACAACAGACCCTAGTAGTTTCACATTCACAGATAAATAGTGGTCCAATGTGTTGCCTCACTCGTACTCATGATATTAACGAAAGGTGCTGATGCAGGCAAAAGTTCCTGCTTggttttctcttcctcttaacTTAGTTGAAGGTATTATGAGGGGATCTTGAACCTGCTGGGTTTTCAGATGTTCATGAAGctgctgttttcttctctttgtaAGTTGCCATCATTTTCTTGATCTGTGCAATGGCCTTTCCTGGGTTGAGTCCCTGTGGAGCAGTATGGATAAGTGTGTCAAACGGACAGTGAGAAACAAAAACTCTATGAACTCTGTGCgataatgtgtgtttgtgtgtggatgtacCTTGGGGCAAGTCTTAGTGCAGTTCATGATAGTGTGGCAGCGATAGAGTGAGAAGGGGTCCTGAAGTTTAGACAGACGTTCCTCAGTGAATTCATCACGGGAGTCAATAATCCACCGGTATGCCTGTGGGATAAAAACACAGTTGTTATCTGTTGTTTGCTCCAACATGAatcatttttgtatatattttaaatgttggtgTTACCGGGACACTGGGCATGCTTGTCatcacagaaaaatgttttttgctgtTTCTCTAATATCTGTACACTTCCCTTTGACACAGTGTGGTAACTACAGACAGAGAGGGCGGGCTACATCAGAGTCAAAGTAgagcattttaaaatcaatttaacCCTGACTTTCAATCCGTGACTCAAAGCTATTAAATGATCTGAACCTTAAGTTTTATGATCCTTTTTCAATGAGGGGTCACATTGTTGGGACATTAGTGTTGGTAAATTGGTAGAAAAAATTTAGTCCAGAATGAAATGTCTTCATTGATTTAATGGATTACTATGAAATTTGGAAAGATCACTGCCAGGTCATATTTCCAACACGTGTACCACTTCAGTTCATGACATTATTCCTCTTAAACCGCCAAATATGCATGATGAGTTTTAGAGGAACTGAGATGAACTGACATCCCTCAAAGCACATCACCACATAGTCGATTTACAAACTCTTAACATCAGCAAGCAGGagctcaaagcacagctgagccttagtacagctgaggctgttAAAGTGCACCATCTGATTAAATATACAATTTGGCCTTTGCTCTGGCACCACCCTCAGACTAAACTTCCTATGTGCCTCACTATTTTCTTTCACCCAATAATTTTGGTTTCTGGTTTGGAATATTCATTACAGCCTCACAAGACCCCTAGTGTGGCTCTGGACTTTTATTCTTGTCAAAGTGTCTTTACCCACCTGCATTAGGACAGCAGGTCCCAGGTATTTGTCTCCATTCCACCAGTAGCTGGGACAGCTGGTGCTGCAGCAAGCACAGAGGATGCACTCATACAGGCCGTCCTGTTGGGTTAAGAAGGAACAGCTTATTCTGAGAGTCTCTGTAGTCCTGTATGACGAACAGGCAATTCATAATGCCATCATTAAAATTGTtatatcttaaaaaaaaatcctagtgATGAACTATGGCCAAAATATGAACATCTCTAATATGGCTGATGGATGTGGGAGGTCTGTTAATTGTTACAGTAAGAATTTGGTTTATTTACCAGTTTTTGCCTGTCCTCCACAGACTGGATATACTGCTCCTTCCCTTCTCGAGTTTCACCCTTCTTTTTCAGGTAGGGCTCAATGGATTTGTACTGTGCATAGAAGTTGCTCATATCCTGGTGGAAATCATACCAGGGAGAACTCATTACAGGCACCCAAACAACTAATAAATGCACCATATATGACTCTATTATTCCTTTTATAAATTCATGCTATCTTctcattttattgtcattttgctCTTGTGCTCATGAACCTGTGCTATACCCTTTTTAATATGGCCATGGAAATACACATTCCACACTTGCAGTACTTACAGGCACCAGATCCTTGACCACATACATGTGTGGGAGCGGGTATATTTTGGTCGGTTTGCTTGTGCTGGTGTCAATTTTGTTAAGGCATGCCAGCGTGTTGCCACCATTTATATTCATGGCACATGAGCCGCAGATACCTAGAGAAATACAAAATCATGTTGAAATGCAAGACAATACAATTATTATATTACCAGCAAGATGAATCAAGAAGTTCTTTGTTTCTTACCCTCACGGCAGGAGCGTCTGAATGTGAGTGTGGGGTCAATCTCGTTCTTGATCTTAATGAGGGCATCCAGAACCATTGGACCACAGCtatatttacagaaacatgtCAATAGATTATGACATTGAGTATGTTAAcgtaaaaagtaaaatactataaaatattttgtgttcatGGACACGGTCATGACTTACGTGTTGAGATCAATTTCATACGTCTGCATTCGTGGTTTGTCTCCAGTGGTGTCAGGGTCCCAGCGGTAAATCTGGAACTTCTTGACCCTGGGTTCAGGAGCCGGGGCAGCGGCAGTCTGAGCGTACCGCACCATCTATATCACAGATTATTTGAATCACAGAGAAGTAAATCTACAGTAGGCATAATTCATGGCATAACTACAGCACTTTCTTTCAGATAAGAGTACAAAAGCAATAGAAGCAAgaggggcagctgtggctcaggaggtacaGCAGGTTGCCTGTTTATTGAAAcattggcggttcaatcccagctcctccagactgcatgtgtgtgcttgggcatgatactgaaccctgaattgcccctggcggctgttccaccagtctgttcatgtgtgtatgaatgtagGTTTCTAtttgtaaaagtgctttgagtggtcgcaaagactagaaaggcctGTAATGTACAAAAGGAACATTAACCATGGCTAAAACAGGAAGCACTTGGTAACTCTATCACACAACACCAGAGGATACTATTATTGTCAATACATAACCtcatacaaacaacaacaaatgtaaaaattaacAATCTGTATTTTACAATAGAATGAAGAGAAAAActaacataataaaacaaaggtaccataacatcaaaataacaaaataataaaatcattcccaaaaaaacatttaatcagtattacaaaacataatatattttgtaaaatgtaataaatacaatacactTTCAGGTTAGAAATGATCACTGTCTCGAGCCTGTCGTTTTGCATGAGAAGGTGTCGAGTCTCCCTCTAGTGGTAGTTTGGATGAATTGACATGAAAGTGTTACATCACTGTGCAGTCGTCGCTTACCTAACTGACTGTTTGGTCAATGGAAGATAAACTTAAGCAC
It encodes:
- the LOC123975230 gene encoding succinate dehydrogenase [ubiquinone] iron-sulfur subunit, mitochondrial-like, producing the protein MSAVCVALSRNVLALRNSGMMVMVRYAQTAAAPAPEPRVKKFQIYRWDPDTTGDKPRMQTYEIDLNTCGPMVLDALIKIKNEIDPTLTFRRSCREGICGSCAMNINGGNTLACLNKIDTSTSKPTKIYPLPHMYVVKDLVPDMSNFYAQYKSIEPYLKKKGETREGKEQYIQSVEDRQKLDGLYECILCACCSTSCPSYWWNGDKYLGPAVLMQAYRWIIDSRDEFTEERLSKLQDPFSLYRCHTIMNCTKTCPKGLNPGKAIAQIKKMMATYKEKKTAAS